GTGCAAATTCATTCCCGTCCAGCTAACCGAAGCCCCGGCTTGTGAACCTCATTACGGGCGGCAGATGGAGACGGAGCCCGTGAGCGCGGCCACGGGGGCCACGGGGTCCGTCCTCAAGAAGCTGGGCGCTCTGCTGGCCGACGAGCACGCGATTCCCAATGGCGACGTCGAGTCCCTCAAGGCGGAGCTCCAGGCGGTGCACTCCTTCCTCAAGACACTATCCCAGGCGGAGGATCCCGGCGAGCGAGGCAGGCGCTGGATGAAGGAGGCGCGGGAGTTCTCGTACGACGTGGAGGACGCCCTAGACGAGCTCATGCTCCCTCCCCGCGACGGATCTGGTAATAGCAACCCAGATGGCTTCTCTGAAAAGATCAGCACATGGTTGACGGAGGCGGCGGCTCGCCGTCGGACAGGCCAAGAGATCAGCGACAGCATCTCCAGGGCCGGCACCGGCGGCGTCGAGGCAGAGGATCCCCGCCGGGACTGCTCTCTCTACAAGGAGACGGGTGAGCCCGTGGGCCTCGACGGGCCCGCTGATGAACTCATCAAAATGTTGAACGGAGGAGGACAGCAATTGGGGGTGGTTTCCATCGTCGGGTGTGGCGGGCTGGGCAAGACGACCCTTGCTCGTCGTGTCTACAACACGTTCGGTGAGCAGTTTGAGTATCGGGCTTTTGTCTCCGTCTCCCGGAAACCTCATTTGGTGGCGATTTTGAGGGATATTCGTAGCCAGCTGGGGTATGAGTATGACCAGACCTTAACTGAGGATGCGCAATCGTTCGCTGACAGCGTCTCCAATTTCCTTCAGGATAAAAGGTACTGTACGCCAGTTCAGATAATAGGAAATTTACACTTTTATTAACCAGCTATAGCATGTAGCTATTTTATCTTCACATATGTTCCAGCGACACGAGGTCCGTGTGAGAGAATATACATTTGCTAGATAGAGATATAGACCAAGAAAGGTGGGCCGGTCTAAGTTCTTTCAGTTTGTATCCAAGTGTGACTCATTCCGCACTACCATATTTTTGAATAGTTCATGCCAATAATGTTAATTTTGATGACTTCGTGACACACTTTTCACTGAACTGCTCATTAAATTAGCTCCTATTTCAGCAAGTTTTGTGTAAAAACTGCTATCCTTTTGAGAACACGGGACAAAATTTGAAGCTAACATTAAGGAGACAAATTGGCCTATGCTGCTGAATCCGTGAAATGTTGTACAGACTACTGGATATTTTCCCTTGTTTTGTGGAATTTACCTACATGATCGCACTTTGCCTACAATTATTGCTTACATTTTCAGATAGTAGTAGAACTTATGATAGTGCTTAGGAGTGCGTTTCTTTATTTTTGTTGTAACGACTGTAGCTTGCTGTTGACATTGCAAAATTATGTGCCAGGTACTTCATCGTAGTAGATGATGTATGGGATGTTCAAACATGGGATATTATCAAGGGTGCCTTTCCAAAAAGCAATTTTGGCAGCAGAATAATCACGACAACGCGTATACATGAAGTAGCCAAATCATGCAGTGCAACATGTGGGGGTCGAGCTTATACGTTAAGCCCTCTCATTACCGCCGACTCGGAAAGGTTGTTCTATAAGATAGTGTTTAATTCTGGTGAGCAATGCCCATCCCACCTCAAAAGAGTTTCTGACAAGATCTTGCAGAAATGTGGTGGTCTGCCCCTGGCAATTATTGCTATCTCTGGTTTGCTGATTGCCAAAAATCATGAAGATCAATGGGAGCAAGTGTACACTTCTATCTGGCATGGACTTGGAAGCAACCCTGCTGTTGAAAGAACCATGAGGATTTTGTTGCTTGGCTACTTTGATCTTAGCCCTTGCCTAAAATCTTGCCTACTTTATCTCAGTGTATTCCCGGAAGGTTATGCTATCAAGAAGGAACGTTTGGTAATGAGATGGATTGCTGAGGGATTCATTCCTGAAGAGCATGGACATACCCTGTATGAGTCAGGAGAGAGGTGTTTTAACGAGCTCATCAACCGGAACCTGATCCAACCAGGGGAGATGAATAAGTTTGGTGAGGTGGAAAGTTGTCGAGTCCATGGCATAATTCTTGATTTCCTCGTATCCATGTCAAACCAAGACAATTTTGTTACTTTCATTGGTGTACCTGGTGTAATCCCTGAGCCGCAAAACAAAGTCCGTCGATTGTCTCTACAGGGCGACAATGAAATTCCTGCAGATCTTATTTTGTGTAATGCCCGGTCACTTTCTGTTTTTGGTGGTTGTGTTAAAATGCCATCCCTGTCGAAGTTCAGACACTTGCGTATTTTAGATATGGAAGGTTCTGGGGAAGTAGAAGATCAACATCTTGCAGAAATAGGTGGTCTGTTCCATCTCAAGTACCTGAGGCTCAAGTCAAAAGTTGGAAAGCTTCCCCAGCAAATAGCAGAGTTACAGTACTTGGAGTCACTTGAGATATGTGAAAGCAATGCGACAACTGAAATTCCATCAGCCATCAATCAACTCACACGGTTGGTGCGTCTAGTTGTTAACGATGAAACTATATTACCGGATGAAATTGGAGGCATCAAAGCATTGCAAGTGCTCAGAGGCATCAATGTCAACACCCAGTCGACCAACTTTGTTCGGCAAGTTTGTCTGCTATCAAACCTGAGGGAACTGAGCATAAGTTTTATCAACTATTATGCTGGTGATAACTGGAAGGAGAACGAGGAAGAGATGGTCAGTTCGATATGTCGCCTAGGCCGAGCAAACCTTCATGTTCTACACATTACTATCAACGAGGGAGCAGATGAGATCTTTGAGGAGTCATGGAGCCCTGCTCCACTTAGTCTCCGGGAACTTGTCGTCGAGGTGGGCGTTG
This sequence is a window from Aegilops tauschii subsp. strangulata cultivar AL8/78 chromosome 7, Aet v6.0, whole genome shotgun sequence. Protein-coding genes within it:
- the LOC109747821 gene encoding disease resistance protein RGA5, whose translation is METEPVSAATGATGSVLKKLGALLADEHAIPNGDVESLKAELQAVHSFLKTLSQAEDPGERGRRWMKEAREFSYDVEDALDELMLPPRDGSGNSNPDGFSEKISTWLTEAAARRRTGQEISDSISRAGTGGVEAEDPRRDCSLYKETGEPVGLDGPADELIKMLNGGGQQLGVVSIVGCGGLGKTTLARRVYNTFGEQFEYRAFVSVSRKPHLVAILRDIRSQLGYEYDQTLTEDAQSFADSVSNFLQDKRYFIVVDDVWDVQTWDIIKGAFPKSNFGSRIITTTRIHEVAKSCSATCGGRAYTLSPLITADSERLFYKIVFNSGEQCPSHLKRVSDKILQKCGGLPLAIIAISGLLIAKNHEDQWEQVYTSIWHGLGSNPAVERTMRILLLGYFDLSPCLKSCLLYLSVFPEGYAIKKERLVMRWIAEGFIPEEHGHTLYESGERCFNELINRNLIQPGEMNKFGEVESCRVHGIILDFLVSMSNQDNFVTFIGVPGVIPEPQNKVRRLSLQGDNEIPADLILCNARSLSVFGGCVKMPSLSKFRHLRILDMEGSGEVEDQHLAEIGGLFHLKYLRLKSKVGKLPQQIAELQYLESLEICESNATTEIPSAINQLTRLVRLVVNDETILPDEIGGIKALQVLRGINVNTQSTNFVRQVCLLSNLRELSISFINYYAGDNWKENEEEMVSSICRLGRANLHVLHITINEGADEIFEESWSPAPLSLRELVVEVGVVSSVPRWIGSLVNLQKLAVPMWEVGEEDVVILGSLPDLRHLSLTALAAGSKEGRLRVTQSHGFPSLINFQIGGEECALGLVFEAGSMPKLQNLELEFDAEETSSVTNGGFDFGIKHLSCLTSTTVRSTYDDPIRPTLEAAMERCINDHPNRPTLIWMK